Part of the Cyanobacteria bacterium GSL.Bin1 genome is shown below.
ATGGTATTAGACAAAGATTCTATTAAAAACAATGAACCAATGTGGAAGAAGCGATCGACAATTACTCAAGGAAAAACCGTTAAATTAGCAATTGAAGTCGTCAGTAACAATTGGCAGGATGATTATTTGATGAAATTGGGTGAGTATGAAAAATTAGGTGTTGAAGAATATTGGATCGTTGATTACTTAGGGTTAGGGGGAAGACGTTATATTGGGACTCCTAAACAACCCACTATTTCTATTTATCATTTAGTAGATGAAGAATATACCGTCAATTTATTTCAAGGACAAGATGCGATCAAATCTGCTTTATTTCCTGAACTCAGTTTAAGTGCCGAGCAAGTTTTTGAGGTAGGAAAGTAATTGATTAATCTCTTGTCTGGACATAGACGCGATCGACTAACTTGTCTTTTTTAGACTCTCCTTTTTTATTATTTTTTATTTGTTGAATAACTTCTTCTTTACTTTTGATTTTCATGCTGAACAGTATCCTTTGACAGTTCCTAACTCAATAATCAATTGGGTGATCAAATTATAGCTTGATCGAGCAATGATTACTTTTTCTTACAAATCTCTTTATAAACCTCAATTAACTGACTCGCAATTTGCTCCCAAG
Proteins encoded:
- a CDS encoding Uma2 family endonuclease: MFLQEKIDNELTREEKLVTLEEFLNWYPDGYEGRFELQGGVIVKMQPTGTHEQVSGFLAMEIAFEIKRLNLPFFIPRQGLIKAIDTDKSAYIPDVMVLDKDSIKNNEPMWKKRSTITQGKTVKLAIEVVSNNWQDDYLMKLGEYEKLGVEEYWIVDYLGLGGRRYIGTPKQPTISIYHLVDEEYTVNLFQGQDAIKSALFPELSLSAEQVFEVGK